In Apium graveolens cultivar Ventura chromosome 10, ASM990537v1, whole genome shotgun sequence, the following are encoded in one genomic region:
- the LOC141691839 gene encoding uncharacterized protein LOC141691839 yields MRLNAGNSVLENKTIADFSKWQLAVGDGKKTNISPSPDTGEMLIKIHDQYIVHTSGDPIQKLFEVTYPNFIQNISSHEYLRSRAILTPTNIVVDEINTMMLEKNPGMVYTYLSQDSIDDAGDVDNDFRSAFPVEYLNSINMPCIPKHELKLKVGVVVMLMRNLNQIMGLCNGTRMIVKSCRKNSIECEILCGSHVGTKHLIPRIEMIPSDTNWPFEFKRVQFPIQICYAMTINKSQGQSLDTVGLYLPKAAFSHGQIYVAISRVTRPEGLHILIDSCDGISTDITNNVVFEEVFYNLPSVDN; encoded by the coding sequence ATGCGGCTTAATGCAGGAAATAGTGTTTTGGAGAACAAAACCATTGCGGACTTTAGCAAGTGGCAGCTTGCTGTCGGTGATGGCAAAAAAACCAATATTTCTCCAAGTCCAGACACTGGTGAAATGTTAATAAAGATTCATGATCAATATATCGTTCATACGTCCGGAGATCCAATCCAGAAGCTTTTTGAAGTGACGTACCCAAATTTTATACAAAATATCTCTTCACATGAATACCTCAGATCAAGGGCCATACTCACACCTACCAATATCGTGGTGGATGAGATTAATACAATGATGCTTGAAAAAAATCCTGGCATGGTTTACACTTATCTGAGTCAGGATTCAATTGATGATGCAGGTGATGTTGATAATGATTTCAGATCCGCTTTTCCAGTTGAGTATCTAAACTCTATCAATATGCCTTGCATTCCTAAGCATGAGTTAAAATTGAAGGTAGGAGTTGTCGTCATGCTTATGAGAAACTTAAACCAGATCATGGGATTATGCAACGGTACAAGAATGATTGTGAAATCCTGTAGGAAGAACAGTATTGAATGTGAGATTTTGTGTGGCTCTCATGTTGGAACGAAACATCTAATACCTAGAATTGAGATGATTCCAAGTGACACGAACTGGCCGTTTGAATTTAAACGCGTTCAGTTTCCGATTCAAATATGTTATGCCATGACGATTAACAAAAGTCAGGGACAATCACTTGATACGGTTGGGCTTTACCTTCCTAAAGCAGCTTTCTCGCACGGACAAATTTATGTTGCTATATCCAGAGTGACACGACCTGAAGGCCTCCATATTCTCATAGATAGTTGTGATGGTATTAGCACAGATATCACAAATAATGTAGTTTTTGAGGAAGTGTTTTACAATCTTCCAAGTGTAGACAATTGA
- the LOC141691840 gene encoding uncharacterized protein LOC141691840, giving the protein MHNCMFAMSSTGGQIDRSINRGGAPYCFKVKGVNYHSMGSFVPFDGEIPKFCQLYIYDTEDEVHNRINAVKGGRDAVDEEIVESLLEILDKHNRLVKGFRMARERISQNPVDEFRLVLISSSSASGRPNHIGPSNEVVGLIVTDEYAKGCRGLTPHLGGRLWQQYVVDAFTAIERYRLDWIRGHQTIIRSDMYHNIRDALNKGDSNPENVGKATILPASFTGSKRYMNQYFKEAIAICRTLGHPSLFLTMTTNIKWPEIQRMLKFQPGIDVVDAPDVVAKVFKMKVDQLLDQIKSKNCFGCCIGVMHVIEFQKRGLPHAHMLIWLHPNDRPKTTEQIDKMVSAEIPDPSINPVDYEAVKNYMIHGPCGTDCVNSPCMVKGRCIKHFPKRFILIKLKHRSFLFNMYNSHTYFDDCGFPIYKRRKTGITVKKKEIDLDNRYVVPYNRDLLIRFQCHTNLEIYNSSRSLKFLFKYCLKGHDTTTMCLRKKTNNKKGCTTTITPEKRPLDEVKQYLDGRYVCASEASWRIFGFDIHSRWPSVERLPAHLPNDKHVSFKGSENLQEVFDNVGTKKSKLEAWFNANKTYVEAPNLTYSEFPSKFTWHPQPGIWKQRKRGDVIGRLAEVHSSSGELLYHRMLLLGIKGAVCFDDLKTVNSHVYNSFHEACVTLVYSPVSHPRSLWEAHWGCMSDDILLVKRHLTGNPNLCLSNIEIQNYALAEIEKLLNDIEKGGVFFVYGSGGCGKTFLWQTLCCRLGSEHKIVLPIASYGIAAMLLPGGRTAHSRFHIPLKLDENCSADLRHETDISELLQRTDLIIWDEAPMQHRHAFECVDRSLRDIMSAIDKSRAKKPFGGITIVFGGDFRQILPVMPKASRAEVVCSTLNK; this is encoded by the exons ATGCACAACTGTATGTTTGCCATGTCTTCCACCGGAGGTCAAATTGATCGTAGTATCAATCGTGGCGGTGCTCCTTACTGTTTCAAGGTAAAAGGTGTAAATTACCACAGTATGGGAAGCTTTGTACCATTTGATGGTGAGATCCCCAAATTCTGTCAACTCTACATATATGACACTGAAGATGAAGTACATAACAGAATAAATGCCGTTAAGGGAGGACGCGATGCCGTGGATGAAGAAATCGTTGAGTCATTGTTAGAAATATTGGATAAACATAATCGTTTGGTCAAAGGTTTTCGTATGGCACGTGAAAGAATTAGTCAGAATCCAGTTGATGAATTTAGATTGGTTCTAATATCTTCGTCTTCCGCATCTGGTCGACCTAACCATATTGGTCCATCCAATGAAGTTGTCGGGTTGATTGTCACTGACGAGTATGCTAAAGGATGCAGGG GTTTGACTCCACATCTGGGAGGACGTTTATGGCAGCAATATGTTGTTGACGCATTTACTGCGATTGAGCGATACAGACTTGACTGGATCAGAGGTCACCAGACCATAATTCGTTCTGATATGTACCACAACATACGAGATGCACTAAACAAGGGTGACAGCAATCCTGAAAATGTCGGCAAGGCAACAATTTTACCAGCCTCCTTCACTGGTAGTAAAAGATACATGAACCAGTATTTCAAGGAAGCAATTGCAATTTGTCGAACACTTGGACACCCATCATTGTTCCTTACGATGACCACTAACATAAAATGGCCTGAAATTCAGAGGATGTTAAAATTTCAACCTGGTATTGATGTTGTTGACGCACCCGACGTCGTTGCAAAGGTATTTAAAATGAAAGTTGACCAACTTCTTGATCAAATAAAAAGTAAGAACTGCTTTGGATGTTGTATTGGAG TAATGCACGTCATAGAGTTTCAAAAGCGTGGATTGCCACATGCTCACATGCTAATATGGTTGCATCCAAACGATCGTCCCAAAACAACTGAACAAATAGATAAAATGGTTTCAGCAGAAATTCCTGACCCAAGTATTAATCCAGTTGATTACGAAGCTGTCAAGAATTACATGATCCACGGACCATGTGGCACTGACTGTGTCAATTCTCCGTGTATGGTTAAAGGTCGTTGTATTAAACATTTTCCTAAAAG atttattttaattaaattgaAACATCGTTCTTTCCTTTTTAACATGTATAATTCTCACACATACTTTGATGACTGTGGCTTTCCCATCTATAAGAGGAGGAAAACTGGAATTACcgtaaagaaaaaggaaattGACCTGGATAATCGTTATGTTGTCCCCTACAATCGAGATCTTCTAATAAGATTTCAATGTCACACAAATTTGGAGATTTATAACAGCTCCAGATCATTGAAATTTCTGTTCAAATATTGTTTAAAAGGACATGATACCACCACCATGTGTCTGAGGAaaaaaacaaacaacaaaaaagGGTGCACAACCACAATCACTCCTGAGAAACGGCCGCTTGATGAAGTCAAGCAATACTTGGATGGAAGATATGTTTGTGCATCTGAAGCATCATGGAGGATATTTGGTTTTGACATCCATTCCCGGTGGCCTTCCGTTGAACGATTGCCAGCACATCTACCGAATGACAAGCATGTGTCGTTTAAAGGCTCAGAAAATCTACAGGAAGTTTTCGACAATGTTGGAACAAAGAAAAGCAAATTAGAAGCATGGTTTAATGCAAATAAAACATATGTAGAGGCCCCAAATTTAACCTATTCAGAATTTCCAAGCAAGTTTACATGGCATCCACAACCTGGTATCTGGAAACAGAGGAAAAGAGGTGATGTCATCGGTAGGCTTGCTGAAGTACATTCATCTAGCGGTGAACTATTATATCACCGCATGCTCTTGCTCGGGATTAAAGGTGCTGTATGTTTTGATGATTTGAAGACAGTCAACAGCCATGTTTATAACTCCTTTCATGAAGCCTGTGTCACGCTTG TATACAGTCCAGTCTCTCATCCGCGTAGCCTTTGGGAAGCTCATTGGGGATGCATGTCAGATGATATTCTTCTTGTGAAGCGACATCTCACTGGGAATCCAAACCTTTGTCTATCAAATATTGAGATCCAGAATTACGCTCTTGCAG agatagagaaattgttgaatgatattG AAAAGGGTGGTGTTTTCTTTGTTTACGGAAGTGGAGGATGTGGAAAGACTTTCTTGTGGCAGACACTGTGTTGTCGATTAGGATCAGAGCATAAGATTGTGCTTCCTATTGCCTCATATGGTATAGCTGCTATGTTGCTTCCTGGTGGAAGAACCGCACACTCCCGCTTTCACATTCCACTCAAGCTTGATGAAAATTGTTCTGCCGATTTAAGACACGAGACTGATATTTCTGAGCTACTTCAACGAACTGATTTAATAATTTGGGACGAGGCTCCTATGCAACATCGTCATGCTTTTGAATGCGTTGATCGATCCTTGAGAGATATTATGTCTGCTATTGATAAAAGCAGAGCTAAAAAGCCATTTGGTGGTATAACCATTGTTTTTGGTGGAGATTTTAGGCAGATACTTCCTGTCATGCCAAAAGCGTCAAGGGCTGAAGTTGTCTGCTCTACCCTCAATAAATGA